GGCTTCCAGGTGGGCTGTTAAAAGAGTTGACTGGGGTCGCGTGACCTGGAGTGTGACCTGCAGAGGGGTGTGAGCTTTGGAGTTGATCTGGGGAACTGAGATTTGAGGCTGGGGAGCTTGGAATTATGGTTGGACTTGGTGCTTGTTGTACAGTCTTTGTGATAGACTTCCAGAGTTTCTTCTGACTGACTGGATCATGGGGCTGTCGGGGGGCAAATAGAAGAAACAATCATGTTTCTAGTCAGACGTGGATCATTCCCAATCCATCTCAGAATTCTAAGTCCCATTCTCCCCATACCGTGGACAAAAGGTCAGGTCTCCAGTAAGAAGAGTTAAATTTGATTCTGCTAACTTCTTCCTTGAGATCAAATCATTTTgtactggggcgggggggggggcgacAGTAAGATTTCCTTAGCTCATCCCTTCAGGCCTCAGAAGGTGATTAGGGACTAGATAGGATAAGACACAATTGGTTAGAGGGTCCCCCTGCTGGGATAATTGTGGTATAACAGTATGGTGTTTTggggggggtttttttgttttgctgaggaagattcaccctgagttaacatctgctgccagtcttcctctttttgtatgtgagccggccaccacagcgtggtcactgacagacaagtggtgtaggtccatgcctgggaactgaacctgggccactgaagtggagcacgctgaacttaatcactaggccaccagggctgtcCCAACAATATACCTTTTTgaagttgaaaagaaatgaagacaatagGATTTGAGGTTAGGTGGGAGGAACAGATACCTTGCCAAAGATTTCAGGACGCAGCCCATTGGAGGCCTTGAGTAAATCAGGATTTTTCTGTATCCATTTGGTGAGGGAGGCAGCACCAGCCGCTGTACGGGAGGTCAGGGTCACCCGAGCAGGGGGTACCTTCAGAGGCATTTGCCAGGTGCCCATGAAGGAACCCCAAGGATTTgcctaaaaggaaaaagacagggTTCCTCAACAGGGCTTCTCACTCCCAGTAACTGACCTGTTGGCAGGACCTCTATTCATCTTATTTCCATCCTTTACCTTTGGGAATGAAGGTAATGAAATAAGACACAGCATAATCTCCCCACTCCTCTTTTTCCCCCCTCTCATGTAGGTTACCCTAATTTTTTCATCCCCTTACCTCTGCCAGCTTAAATTCTGCATCCTTAGGCTAAGTTTGGCAGAGTACTCACTGTATAAGTATCATCACCTGAAGGCGTTCATTTTATACAAATCATTCATCAATTTAAGGAATTCTGGGTGCTAAACTCTATCTTGTTGGATAAACGGCTAAAAGTTTGGGGGTGCTTGTGTTACGAGGTGAGCTAGATTGAACTTTAATTTTCCGGATTGTGATTGCAGGAGATTGCAAGTGTCCCCTCTGTTACTCCAGCTCTATGCCTGTTCTCTACCTGTTTTGATAGGAATGAGATGAGTTCTCACCTTGGAACGGGGCACTGAAGGCAATAGATGACCACGATCATTGGCGATAATCTGAGTGTAGCCTTCATGAGAAGAAATGCTCTGgggtagagatggagagagaagtaCTTATGAAAATGGggtggaaaagagggagaaagtctCTGAAGAGCTTGAATTaagggctgagggagaggaggatATGGGAatttaaatgctgaaagaagtTAGGTGCAGTGTAAAGAACCACAGACTGGCCCTGTGGGTGTCCTGAGCGTGGAATACCTGTTTTGTTGGCTTGGCGGGAGACCAGTTCTGCAGATACTTGGGTGAGAACGCTTTTTCATACTGTGGAGAGAAAGATGAGAACCCCTGTGAGGCTTAAAGGCCCCAAGCGCGGGAAATGATAACTAGGCACGGTTCTTTCGCTTTGAAGACCAAAGGCCTGAACAGCCATGCTAGGCTTTAACTCACTATAAAGAGTATGTAGTTTGTTTAGTCTATGTGTTTGCTGTCCTACCTACATggagccactagccatatgtggctattgagcacttgaaatgtgactagtctaAATTGAGGTGCTTTATAAGTATAACATACACgaaattttgaagacttagtaaaaaaaaagaaagtaaaacatctgactccaacttttaaaatattgattacatgttgaaataatattttggatgtatttggctaaattaaatatttatttttgttcatttaactactagaaaatttaaaattacatttgtgacttgtgttgtctttttattgggcAACTCTGGTCTAGaccaagggtcagcaaactatggcccatgggccaaattcaTCCTCTTGTTTTGGGATGGCCTGAgaaagctaagaatggtttttataggTGAACATTTGTAATTGATTTGATAAAAGGGAGCACTAACTTTGTATCCCAATTAAGTGAAATGTTTTCTCATCCCAAAAGAATTCTATTCTTTTCATTAGTATTACAAAAAAATGCACTGTTATTATATTTGAGTTTTGtcaaaaattttatggaaaaatgttttctctcGTTATGTAAATACCTATataatatttctgattttgtcaCTTGGcgcacaaagcctaaaatatttactctctggccttttacagaaaaaacttGATGACCTCTGGTTTAGACCCTACAAACTTAACCCAGAGATACCTTTTGCTTGTCCCTGGGCCCCCTCCTGAGGAACTGAGGAGGGGAATAATACCGTCTCACCCCGCTCTCAGCTGTCTCTTCACTAGTCAGAATCTATGGGAGGGAACAGTCCAAAGGGAGAATCTGGAAGGCAAAGTTAAAggttaaagagatggaaaaagaactTACCTGGTTGGCGCTGTAGTTAGTGGCCATGATGCTGCCACTTCCTGCTGTTTACCTTTGTTGCCTGGCAACCGCAGAAGGCAGAGCTTCCACGGCTACCTCCCAATGAGCAGGGGCTACCTTTCCCTTCTACTTGTTATTCAGTTTCTTGGCTAACTCTGTTCCCAACCTTTTTCCCTGAAacttagtttcattttcattttagagatgtgaGAGACAGAGTAAATAAACCTAAGAAAATTAGCTGAATAGCAGCCCCGTCTTTTTTTCTACCATTACTCGTTAGGAACTTCCAAGTTGCCTTTGACTGGGGTCTTTAACCACTTAACACACCCCATGAGCTGTGTTCTTTTGGCAGTGTGGTGGAACGTACCATGGACTTTAGAGCCAAACACTGGGATTTGAGTCCTTACTCAACAGAGGAACATAGGAGTTGTATAACATTAAGTAGTTGGCTTCTCTTGGCTATATTTCTGTAGACTCATTTGTATTGTGGAGATAATAGAGCCTGCCTTTACAGTGTAAGTAACATAAAGTGAATAAAGTGTCTAGGTAATGTAGCATGGCAGGTACTCAGTACTGCTGAGAATCCTGTTTATAGGGTTCGCTACTTCATTTTCTCAGGCAGAATAACAAaggaataaatgttttaaaaagtgactgACTCAAATTTGTCCCCAGAAAGAAAAACGTACCTTGTCCTTGGTCCTTGAATGACTCCTGTCTCCTCCATTACTCTCTAGAATCACAAGGCCTGAGAACACAGGTGCTTGGTGTTGACTGAGATGAGGTAGAGTCAGGAGCTGGTACCAGGAAATTGAGCAGGGTGATGAGAGGAAGTCATAGTGGGGAAAGCACCAGGTTTGGGGAGTTAGGTGGCGGTGGCAGGTGCCAGGACACAAACCTAGTATTTGTGGGACTGGACAACATCTCTGGGATTCATCTATAATGGTATTATCATCCCCATCTACTGGGCTGTTAGAATTAAGGAGAAAGTGGAACTGCTTTATGAATTGTAAAGTCTATTAATGTataagatgaaaggaaaaagtaagatACGAGTTGTCCAAAGAAATAGATCATGGAGAACCAGGAGAGCATTATAAGGGATAATTGCcagtcccttctcccttccttttcccctcaCGGTCCTCATCCCAACCAACACACCAAGTATAAGAACACTCCTACACTTCTAGAGTTGGAGGCAAAAACagctcttgttttgttttttttttcccctccccaaagccccagtgcatagttctaaattctagttgtaggtccttcaagttctatgtgagctgtcaccacagcatggcaactgacaggccagtggtgtggttccacaaccgggaactgaacccgggccgccgaactttaaccactaggccatcagggctggctcaaacaACTCTTGTTTTGTAGGCTCTGGCAGTTAACAGCTGGATAATATGAGGTCTGGAAAGGAGACTCCTGTGTTTAGTCCCTGTGGTTTTCATCACTCTCTAGAGTGATGGCTTTAAGGACCAAGGACTTTGCTCTGGGATATCCATCTTGGTCTTTAAAGCCGCAGTGATAGTTAAGCAAGCATCATTTCTCTTGGAACCTTCTGTCTTCAGCTGGTATGCTTTTCTGATGGAGATGTGATGTTCTATGATGACTGagatcctatttttaaaaaataactagtttttgtttaattgaaaaagtaatgtacaggggaaaaaaattccattttttccgAAGGGTGTTTAATCAAAAGTAAATGTCCATCTGACTCCAGCTTCCAGTCTTGCTCCTCAGAGGAAACTACTGTTACTATTTTCTTGTGTCTCCTTCCAGAAATATTCTATGCATTCTAACAATAATGGGAGCAAGCTGTCCACATTgttttgtgatttccttttttgaaaatcttAGGGATTGTTTTCTTGTGACAGTGTCTTCTTTTAGGATGCACCATCACATACTTATTCAGTCCCATTTGGATGACCATTTAGGTTACAGACATTGCTGTAATAAaatctatatctatagatatattcGTAAAAATTCATATCATAAAGATATGAATAAAGATATATATCTTTATgaatatatctatagatatatgtAATTAGTAGGATAAATTTATAAAAGTGAATTTCAAATCAAAGGGTTTGTGCATTTAGAAAGTTAATAATGTCAAATTGCCAGACCTTGCACCAGTTTATACATCCACCAACAGTGTGTTAAAGTACCTAGTTGTCCACTCTCTTTTCAACAGTATTAAcaatgtttttcctgtttttgtcaATCTGATAATAAGAACTAATGTAGTTACTGTGTGTCTGGCACAGTTCTAATTgctttttattacattttgcCATTTGGTTCTCACAAAAACCTCAGCAAAGGAAACTGGAGCATACACAGTGAGgagtagagccaggatttaatcTCAAGTATTCTGACTCTAGAGCCATCAATTTTAACCATTACACTATATTGCCTCTTAAGCAGCGGGTGAAATATAGTgtatcattgtttttaattttcatttctttaattatgagggttttttccccatatatttataagcctcttttatttctttcctgaaaatagCCTTTAATGTCTTTTGCCGTTTGCTCTTGGGctgttcatcatttttattaatctctttgaactctttatatattaaggaaattagcCTTCTGTCATATATGTTGCAAACATCCCCCCTCCGTTTATctgtcatttaattttgtttgttttgggggtgTTTTTGGCCATGGacatgtttttaatgtttatgtagtcaaatttattacTCTTCTGTGCTTCTGGATCTTATCCTTTGAATGGCTGTTTGTAaattccaatatttaaaaaataattcacatggtttcagcttttatatttaaatttttgttcctGCTGGAATTTATTTGGCGAGTAAACTGAGGTCAGGCTCCAGATGCCTAACTAGTTGTCTTGGCATCGCTTATTGAACAAGCCATCTTTTCTCCAGTGACTTGAAATGCCACTTTTATTGTATTCTTTAATGTATATGGGTTGTTTCTGGATCCGCTAACCCCTTCTAGGGGAGAGGTGACCATTTTAggttatttgtttctctttaaaatctaAAGTACAATCCTGGCTTGGTCCTGTGTGAATTCTCCAGTTAGAAGTTCACAGACACTAGGAAATTGTACGAGTAATAACAggcaatttgttttttaagattttatttttttccggggctggtcccgtggctgagtggttaagttcgcgcactccactgcaggcggcccagtgtttcattggttcgaatcctgggcgcggacatggcactgctcatcaagccacactttttttttttaaaagattttattttttcctttttctcaccaaagccccccggtacatagttgtatattcttcgttgtgggtccttctagttgtggcatatgggacatcgcctcagtgtggcctactgagcagtgccatgtccgcccccaggatccgaaccctgggccgctgaagtggagcatgagaactcaaccactgggccaccgggccagccccaaattggTACTTCTTACTGGGTAGTCTTGAGCCAATAATAATGCTAAAATTTTTGAGCACTCACTATGCATCAGGCACCCTACTAGGTATTTACATATGTTTAATGCTCAAAACTaagattatcctcattttacactaTAAGGTcactgagacccagaaaaactaagtaacttgtccaaggtcacacatttaGGCATAGCTAGACTTTAACCCATGTAATCTGACTCCAGCACTCATGCTGGTGGTTGCCCTCAATTAGGTACAGTTTATACATTACCTATTGATACAAAGTAAACTCGTGGTTCAATGGCAGATAACTCAATCCAAAGAAAAGATTTCCTAATTTCAGTCATCAGAGAACTGAAGCAAATGATGAAAATACCCTGAGGCATATTTTGTGAGTGGGGCCTCGATGAGCCCTTCCAACTTTGAAAGAGTTAAATCTGGCCCCATGAAAGACCATTAACTGTGCCTGAAGCTAACCAGCCAATATGAAAAAAGGTCAAAATTccatcaggtgccaatctttaaaaaataaaaaataaaaataaaaagaagtaccAATTCAGTTTACCTTAAACAGAAAAGGTAAATTATAAAGTTACAGGAGAACTATAGCAGATTTCAAAATTACAAAGTGTAGTTTGAGGCTCAAAGGATAAGAGAATCTGGAAGGTAGAACGCGATCAGGGAGAGAGattgttttccctctctctctgtttctcactGCAGtgctttattcttatttctctgcAAGGCGGCACACACGATTTGCTCCCTAGTTGAGAATAACTCTGCAGAGACAACTTGGGCTTGTACCTTTCTTGCAAGCTCGTAAGAGTCTTACTAATATaataggagagaatggaaagatcAGAAAGAATGCTGGTCAGCTGAAGTGGAGAGAGACCGCAAAGGATAACGATTTCCTGCTTTTGCTTTGAACCagtggatctttttttttaaaaaatagaaattaattttcccaCAACCAATTGGCAGTTTTTGTGTAGTTTTCCAAAGGTTTTGTGCATatacaagaaatagaaatatatattttattcatcacaATTACCTTTTACACAAATTATAACATACATACTACTtacttttttaagattaaaaaaatgtacttttggAGATCATTACATATGAGGGCTAAAGAGCTCCCTTACTTTTTCTTGAAGCTTTATAGCCTTAAgaaatcaacacacacacacaaaagaaatcaatACATTGATGATGTATTATAATTTATctaattagttttctattgttgaaCATTTAGTTTGCTTCCAAACTTTTACTATTACAACAGCGCAGCAATGAGTAACTTTGTACCTGTGTTATTTTGCATGTGTGAGAGTGTAGTTGTGAAATAAgtttatagaaatgaaatagTGAAGTCAAAGGGCGTGTGCATCTTGACAGATATTGCCAATTGCCTTCCGAAGAGTTTACGTCTCTCCAGCTGTGTATCAGAGTTCTCTGGCAGATCTTGAAGACTTGCTAGATTGATTATATCTCTAACTTGTTTATTTTCATCCCATACCCCTTCCCAGATATTAGGGATTCACAGTAACTTCTCTCTCAAAAATTTGCATTGTTAGATAAACTACCTTATttagtgctttctttctttttcttttttttaattttcttttttaatttttccttcttctccagaaagcccccagtatatagttttatatttaagttgtgggtcttctagttgtggcatgtgggacactgcctcagcatagcttgatgagcggtgctgggtccatgtgcccaggatccaaacgagcaaaaccctaggccaccaaggcggagcacgcgaacttaccCATGGGGCCATGGGGCGGTCCCCGTAGTGCTTTCTAatctataatagccaaaaatgagCAACTTGGACTTTCAATGTACTTTTCTTCCCATGGCATTTTTAAAGCCAGAAAAAATCATTAGTAACTCCTTACTAGTAAAAACGTGGGCATCTCATCTATTACACAGTTTGACCTCCTGAATCACTGTCTCCAGTCCTACCATCAGCAATCCAAGGTTTCTTCCAGATAGCTCCAAGCTGCCCTGTTTGCTGCTTCGCTGGGTCAGGTGGAGGTGGGTCTTGGATTGGAGACCTGGCCTTTGCCTGTTTTCCTGCATCTTATCTAACCAAGCTACTGGCCCAACTTTGAACTATTCATACCCCCTAGCTTCTGTATATTCCCTAATAGGAACTGAATACACCGTTCTGTGCACAGTAAGCACTGAAGGATGGATAGCTGAGAATATAAAAGCTGTTTCAAAACTTCTCTATAGATTATACATTTCGGATCCGATTTTCTTTCTTAGGAAGCATCTAAGGCTCCCTGTATTGGAGACTGTATTACATCTCCTCCCGTACACCACAAAAGAAGAATGTTCTTGATAAGAACCCTTCCTGAGAACCAGCTGTAGAGACATCAATATCTCTCACTAGTGGTGAGAATTCAATTTATGTTTACTTGCATAACTAAGAATAATCGATGGTTATAATGgaaacggggggggggggcagccgGTGGCGTAGCATTAAGTTCGTGCGCCCCACTAAGCGCTTAAGTTCGCCGGCTCCACTTtggcggcggcccggggttcaccagttgggatctcCGGCGCTGCCCTAGCGGcccgtcaagccatgctgtggcaggtgttccacttataaagtagaggaagatgggcacagatgttagctcagggctaatgttcctcaaaatactactactaataatagtaataataataaaacaatggaAACGGGGCAGTATGTGATGGCTATGTGCTTTGACAATATACGGGGTGGCCATAAAGTCTGGAAATAGACATTATTTTATCATGTGTTGAAATATAATATCAATAGACCCttaatatgtattcatttatgtTTCCAGATCTTTTGCAACCCTGTAAATATAGTACAACTATCACTGAGGTGAGTTTAGGGAGAGTGTGAGAAGTGGGATGAGCTCTGATCGTCATACGCAGACAGCAACTGCGAGTAAATGCATTTTGCCTCGTTAGGTGCTAGGGGAGAGCAACGGGAGGGGGATTAACAGATTACTAGATAATTTCAGTATTACTCTATATTAGGAAAAACTCCAGTCCTCCccctgtttctcctttcctctcataCTACTATCTCATTcccaacacttctgacaccagatgtatgggggttttccccacaccaagcaattccgTGATACTAGCTGGGTATCCCActtcagctcaattctgacactatctaccttgAGATAGCATCAGGTCTCACCTCACCGgataagggttcagtcctacaagactgcccccccgcccccatctaTTTCAGGTGCCAATTGAAAGTTTAGGTTGTTACCTATACTTCTGACCAAtcagctataaatcagaggtttccATGACCCTTTCCTCAGGTTCAATGAAtgtgctagagcggctcacaaaactcagaaaaacagtttacttactgtt
This is a stretch of genomic DNA from Equus przewalskii isolate Varuska unplaced genomic scaffold, EquPr2 ChrUn-6, whole genome shotgun sequence. It encodes these proteins:
- the CFAP126 gene encoding protein Flattop, whose product is MATNYSANQYEKAFSPKYLQNWSPAKPTKQSISSHEGYTQIIANDRGHLLPSVPRSKANPWGSFMGTWQMPLKVPPARVTLTSRTAAGAASLTKWIQKNPDLLKASNGLRPEIFGKPHDPVSQKKLWKSITKTVQQAPSPTIIPSSPASNLSSPDQLQSSHPSAGHTPGHATPVNSFNSPPGSPRVLEHWAGPNLAEVQKCKPGTPERTKGPQ